The Reinekea forsetii genome contains the following window.
ATCAACTTCTAAACCACAGCGACGAACGCACTTTTCAATATTTTGCACCGCATTCTGTGCACCCGTGACGATATGAACCTTTGCTTCCAAACGCACGCCACACATCCCAAGGGGTTCTTTAATGCCCTCTTGGCTATCGATAATATATTCCTGAGGCAGCACATGTAAAATATGTTGATCAGCTGGTATCGCCACGGCCTTAGCCGCATCGGTCACCCTTACTAAGTCTGCTTCAGCTACTTCTTTATCTTTGATGGCGACAATACCGTTACTGTTTAAGCTGTTTATGTGACTGCCGGCGATGCCGACATAAACCGAGTGAATGTCGCACCCAGACATCAATTCCGCTTCTTCGATCGCGCGCTGAATACTTTGGATCGTGGACTCAATATTAACCACGACACCCTTCTTCAATCCGCGTGATGGATGTGACCCAAGACCGATGATTTCCAACCCACCCGCAGCAGTTACGCTGCCAACAATTGCCACTACCTTGGACGTACCAATGTCCAAGCCAACGAGCATTTTTCCTTTATGGGGCGATGTCATACTCAACCTCTGTTGCCAATTAACTCGCAATTCGTATCGCGATTCCGTTTGGATATCGCGCATCAATATATTCTATTCGTTCACTGCTATAGGCTTCTGACTGCAACAACCTAACGACGCGTCGACTTCTTTCCAACACATTTCGTTCACCTAAAGCGATGGTCAAGCCGTCGTCCATTTGGACGTACCATGACCCTCGGGCCTGCATGCTAACCTGGACTAACTGAGCTCCTAGTGCCGCAAAGATCTGCGTAAACTGCAGATACTGTTCCATCACTCGAGCCGCGCTGTTGTCAGGCCCTCTCAGGCTGGCCAAATCTAAACTGACCAACGGCTTGTCCAGAGGTACGGCCTTACTATTTAATACTTGTTGACCGTTCCATAATGCAATCGGCTCGTGCTCAACCAATGCCACGGAAATTGTACCAGGCCAAATTTTTACAACACTTGCCTGAGCTATCCATGGCAATCTTTCTAAATCACGCTGTACATCAAGCAAATCTAAAAACAGCAGACTACGTGTTAAATACCCCTGCAACACGCCTTCAACAGCCAAACTATTTTGAAACTTTAATGGCTCTGCAATGGCATAAACCTGCAGCGGCATAGGCTCCCATTTCAGCCCAGACAGCCAGTTAATCGAGAACACACAAGCTGTCAAAACAACCCCCCCAACCACCACCTTTGCACTGAACAGGGCCCACTTTCGTATTGGCAACGACGCCTTTCGTCGCGTCGCGCCATTTGATTTTTTCTTAGCCGCCACTTCAATCTTCTTCCTATTTAACCGTTGCTAACAGCTTGTGCATCAACTCCGGTAGGTCCCAACCGTATGCCGAGGCCGCCTTCGGCACCAGACTGTGGTCGGTCATACCGGGTATGGTATTTACCTCCAGAACTTGCAACGCGCCTTGGCCATCCATCATCAGATCAACCCGACCCCAACCTGTGCAACCTAAGGCAGCAAAGGCCATTAACGACATCGCCTGCACAGCGCCTTCCAGTTCGGCACTTAGCCCGCTGGGTAAGTGATATTCGGTATCCTCACTTACATATTTAGCATCATAATCGTAGAACCGAGCATGGGGCTTAAGCCTGATAACCGGCAACACCTCGGCACCAATAATGCCCACCGTATACTCAGGCCCGTCAACAAATTGCTCGACCAAGACCTCCGTGTCGTGGTTCAGTGCCTCAGTCACCGCGGACATAAATTCGCCTTGATTGTCCGCCCGACCAATCCCAATACTTGAGCCTTCACGTACCGGCTTAACAAATACCGGGTAGCACAGTCGAGCTTGGTGAATCAAGGCGTCTGCTTGGCTGCGCACAACCACGAAGTCTGGCGTGGGCACGCCTCCGGTTTTAAAAATCATCTTGCTGCGCAGCTTGTCCATCGCGATCGCCGAACCCATCACACCACTACCGACGAAAGGTATTCCCACCCATTCCAACAAGCCTTGTAAGACTCCATCTTCACCCATTCGACCGTGCAGAACGGGAAACACAACATCTGGTTTATGCTCGGCCAACCAGGGCAGTAGTAGACTCCGATCAACCAAATCCAGTTCGACCACTTCATACCCTGCCGTCAGCAATGCTTTAATGACGGTTCGGCCACTAAGCAAAGCCACCTCACGTTCGGCTGACAATCCGCCAAACAAGACGGCTACTTTGTTAAATCTTGTGCTCATGCAGTTTTAAACCCCAAGCCTTGCTTCGCAATCTCCAGCGAGAGCGCGCCAATATCGCCGGCACCCTGGGTCAATAACAAATCTCCGTCCTGCAGTATATCGGGCAGGATGGTTAAAATATCTTCGATCCGTTCAACAAAAATTGGATCTACTCGGCCTCGTTGACGAATACTGCGACACAGGCTTCGACTGTCTGCACCATTAATGACCGGCTCACCGGCGCTGTATACATCGAGCAACAACAGCACGTCCACCTTTGAGAGCACCTCGACAAAGTCTTCATACAGGTCCCGAGTACGACTATATCGGTGCGGTTGAAAAACACTAACGAGTCGTCGTTCCGGCCAACCGGCTCGAATAGCGTCCAGGGTAACCTGCAATTCCTTCGGATGATGACCGTAGTCATCTACCAACATTATTTTACCCTTGCGTGTATCAAACTCGCCCTGTACTTGAAAACGTCGACCAACGCCTTCGAACTCTGCCAGACCTTGCACGATTTGCGCATCCGATACGCCTTCATCGGTTGCTACTGCTATAACGGCCAAAGCGTTGAGAACATTATGGTCACCGGGCATATTCAGGCAAATATCTAGATTTTCTTTCTGCCGACGGCATACGGTGAAACGTGTTGTTAGCCCCTCTTGAGCAATATTTATTGCGCGCACATCCGCGTCAGCGTTAAAACCATAGGTCACCATCTGCCGCCGTACCAAGGGCATTATCGACTGCACATGGCTATCATCCGAACACAATACAACCAAGCCGTAGAAGGGCACGTTGTGCAAAAATTCAATATAGGCTTTCTTAAGTTTTTCAAAATCACCGTCATAAGTGCTCATATGATCGGCGTCGATATTGGTTACAACGGCGGTCATCGGTTGGAGATGTAAGAATGACGCATCGCTTTCATCTGCCTCGGCGACCAGATACCGGCTGGTGCCCAGGCGTGCATTGCTGCCTGCGCTGTTTAGCTTGCCACCGATAATAAAGGTTGGATCAAACTCGCCCTTGGCCATCACCGACGCCATTAATGATGTGGTGGTGGTCTTGCCATGTGCGCCAGCAATTGCGATACCATGACGATAGCGCATCAACTCAGCCAACATTTCGGCACGCCGCACGACAGGAATCCGCTTATTTAACGCCCAGCCAATCTCGGCGTTCTCGGCATCAATGGCACTTGAGACGACGACAACGTCAGACCCAATGACATTGTCTTCATGATGACCGATGACCACACTGATGCCGATCGACTGCAGCCGCTGTGTAGTCGCGGTTGCACGCAGATCCGAGCCGCTAATCTGATAGCCTTGGTTGCACAGCACTTCAGCGATGCCACACATACCTACGCCACCAATGCCGACAAAATGAATACGTTTGATGCGCCGCATTTCTGGAATCGGAAAACTTTCTTTGTTTTTTAGATCACAATTTGTCATAAGGCTCTACTCTCTATAACGTCCTGAACAACCTTCACTATTCGCTCAGCAGAATCGCGTATACCCAACTGCCAAGCCCTTTGTGCGCTGTCAATTAAAGCAGGTCGAGTATCATTCCAATAATCCAATCGTGCGGCTAATTGCTCGGCACGTAAGTCGGTTTGTTCAAACCACTCTGCTGCCTGTGCTGCACAAAGCCATTGGGCGTTGCGGTACTGTTGTTTGTCGACATGCCATGGGTAAGGAATAAGAATTGCCGGTACACCCACCACGGCTAATTCTGAGACAGTAGATGCACCGCTGCGCGCTATTACCAAATCACACCAGGCATAGGCCGCCGCCATATCATCGATAAACTCAACTACGGTCGCCGCCAATCCTAAGTCTTGATAAGCTCGCTGTGTGGCGTCACGTTTGCCTTGTCCGGTTTGGTGCCATATTTCGAGTCGGGCCTGGGTTTTCGCAGCGGCCACAGCCGCGGGTAGCAATTCATTAATAGCCAGAGCGCCCTGTGAGCCGCCTAACACCAGCAAACGCAACTTAGTGTGCTGACCCAGCAGCCGCTCTTGCGGTTGCGCCATGGCGCATAGAGCGGCACGCACCGGGTTACCAACCACCTCATAATCGGCGCTGAAGGTATTTGGAAATGCTTGTAATATGCGCGTGGCTTTAGGGGCCATCTTTTCATTGGTCAAGCCCGGCACGCCGTTTTGCTCGTGCAAGATGATCGGCGTCTGCAATAACCACGCGGCAATCGCACCTGGAGCTGAGGCGTATCCGCCAAAGCCAATGACCAGATCAGGCTTTTCGTGCCGAAAAATCAACAAGCTGGCCACCAGTGCGCGCACAAGATTGAACGGCGCTAACAACTTGCGCAGGCGCCCGCCATGCCATGCTGTGACGGGTAAGGCGCAAAATTTGAAGCCCAAGCTGGGCACGATGGTGTTTTCCATGCCCCGGCGAGAGCCAAGCCAACGGATCTGATAACCATTCGCTTGGAGTTCCTCGGCAACCGCGGCCGCAGGGTAGATGTGACCGCCCGTGCCGCCGGCCATTAGCATTATTTTAGTCATCTGGTCGGCTCCAATCGATGCGTTTCAGCATGAATGCGATTGACCAGAGCGATGAGGCAAATGCTGACAATAAGGCTGGTACCACCGGCGCTTATAAAGGGCAGTGTTAGTCCCTTGGTAGGCAGTAAGCCGGTGTTAACCCCTATATTGATAAAGGCCTGCATTGTAAAAAGGATGCCAATGCCATAACTGCAATAGGCGCCAAAGAGGTTGTCCTTAATTTCGGCTAAACGACCGACACTAAAGATTCTGTGGATCATTAGCGCATAAAGCGCGATCAAAGCCACGATGCCAAATAGGCCCAATTCTTCAGCGATTATTGCGACAATAAAATCATTGTGGGCTTCTGGTAAATAAAAGAGTTTTTGTATTGAATTGCCTAGGCCCACACCAAACCACTCACCCCGGCCGAAGGCAATTAACGACTGGGTCAATTGGTAACCACTGCCATAAACATTTTCATCAGACCACGGGTTGCGAAATGCCAACAGGCGTTTAACGCGGTAAGACTCTGATAAGGCCATCGCAATAACTAGGGCGAGCGCGCCAAACATGGTCAACAAAAATTGCATGGGTTTGACACCACCCAAAAATAACATACCGAGAATAGTGCCCAAGATTACCACGACTGAACCAAAGTCAGGCTCCAACAATAACAGGGCCACAACCACCAGCAGAACGAGCAAGGGCCGTGCGAAACCGTAAAAGCTACTGATGACCTCTGCACGACGGCGCACAAGATAGGCACCGACATATAAAATCATACTAACCTTGGCCAGTTCAGACGGCTGAAAGCCGATCGGCCCCAAATCGATCCAGCGACGTGAACCCTTAATCTCTTGTCCGATGCCTGGAAGCAACACCAACACCAATAACAAAAAACCAGCCAACAAGAAGAAAGCGCTGTGCCGCTGCCAAACCGCGGCAGGGACCACGGAGACCATTAACCCACCGAAGGCGCCAATAAGCATGTAGATGCCATGACGCAGGACGAAATGATAGGGCACGTCAAATAGCTGTTCGCTGACATCAATGCCCGCCGAGGCAATCATCACCAGTCCGAACAAGAGCAGAGCGAAACAGCTGCCGATCAGCACCACGTCGGGCTGCCACATGGGCTGATAATTAAGGTCTAATCTATTAGGCGCCAGAGGCATCTGCTTTTGCATAGTCATGCGAGCGCCTCCACCCAGGTTACGAATTGACGACCACGCTGTTCGAAGTTCGTAAACTGATCAAAACTCGCACAGGCTGGTGATAACAACAGCACATCACCCGCTTGCACTATTGCCTTGGCCTGGGCTAGCGCGTCGAACATGGATTCTACATAAGTGGCCTGCGGCGCCACGTCGGTGAAGCGCGACTGGTCTTCGCCATAGACAAACACCGCCTTGCAATGAGCGGCGATCGCTGGTGCCAGCGGACCGAGCTCCTGACCCTTGGCCTGACCACCAAGCAACAGTACGATGGCCTTACGGTCGGCTTGGGCCAGGCCGGTTAGCGCAGCTAAGGTCGAGCCAACATTAGTTGCTTTGGAATCGTTAAAGTATCGAACGCCCGCAAGCTCACGAATTAACTGGCAGCGATGCGGCAAACCACTAAAGTTGCGCAACGCAGCCAAGGTATGCTCGCGCGGATTCTGAACCGCATCGGCCAAGGCCAACACGGCCAGCGCATTGGCAATATTATGACGCCCCGGCAAG
Protein-coding sequences here:
- a CDS encoding D-alanine--D-alanine ligase, with amino-acid sequence MSTRFNKVAVLFGGLSAEREVALLSGRTVIKALLTAGYEVVELDLVDRSLLLPWLAEHKPDVVFPVLHGRMGEDGVLQGLLEWVGIPFVGSGVMGSAIAMDKLRSKMIFKTGGVPTPDFVVVRSQADALIHQARLCYPVFVKPVREGSSIGIGRADNQGEFMSAVTEALNHDTEVLVEQFVDGPEYTVGIIGAEVLPVIRLKPHARFYDYDAKYVSEDTEYHLPSGLSAELEGAVQAMSLMAFAALGCTGWGRVDLMMDGQGALQVLEVNTIPGMTDHSLVPKAASAYGWDLPELMHKLLATVK
- the ftsW gene encoding putative lipid II flippase FtsW, which codes for MTMQKQMPLAPNRLDLNYQPMWQPDVVLIGSCFALLLFGLVMIASAGIDVSEQLFDVPYHFVLRHGIYMLIGAFGGLMVSVVPAAVWQRHSAFFLLAGFLLLVLVLLPGIGQEIKGSRRWIDLGPIGFQPSELAKVSMILYVGAYLVRRRAEVISSFYGFARPLLVLLVVVALLLLEPDFGSVVVILGTILGMLFLGGVKPMQFLLTMFGALALVIAMALSESYRVKRLLAFRNPWSDENVYGSGYQLTQSLIAFGRGEWFGVGLGNSIQKLFYLPEAHNDFIVAIIAEELGLFGIVALIALYALMIHRIFSVGRLAEIKDNLFGAYCSYGIGILFTMQAFINIGVNTGLLPTKGLTLPFISAGGTSLIVSICLIALVNRIHAETHRLEPTR
- a CDS encoding cell division protein FtsQ/DivIB: MAAKKKSNGATRRKASLPIRKWALFSAKVVVGGVVLTACVFSINWLSGLKWEPMPLQVYAIAEPLKFQNSLAVEGVLQGYLTRSLLFLDLLDVQRDLERLPWIAQASVVKIWPGTISVALVEHEPIALWNGQQVLNSKAVPLDKPLVSLDLASLRGPDNSAARVMEQYLQFTQIFAALGAQLVQVSMQARGSWYVQMDDGLTIALGERNVLERSRRVVRLLQSEAYSSERIEYIDARYPNGIAIRIAS
- the murC gene encoding UDP-N-acetylmuramate--L-alanine ligase, producing MTNCDLKNKESFPIPEMRRIKRIHFVGIGGVGMCGIAEVLCNQGYQISGSDLRATATTQRLQSIGISVVIGHHEDNVIGSDVVVVSSAIDAENAEIGWALNKRIPVVRRAEMLAELMRYRHGIAIAGAHGKTTTTSLMASVMAKGEFDPTFIIGGKLNSAGSNARLGTSRYLVAEADESDASFLHLQPMTAVVTNIDADHMSTYDGDFEKLKKAYIEFLHNVPFYGLVVLCSDDSHVQSIMPLVRRQMVTYGFNADADVRAINIAQEGLTTRFTVCRRQKENLDICLNMPGDHNVLNALAVIAVATDEGVSDAQIVQGLAEFEGVGRRFQVQGEFDTRKGKIMLVDDYGHHPKELQVTLDAIRAGWPERRLVSVFQPHRYSRTRDLYEDFVEVLSKVDVLLLLDVYSAGEPVINGADSRSLCRSIRQRGRVDPIFVERIEDILTILPDILQDGDLLLTQGAGDIGALSLEIAKQGLGFKTA
- the murG gene encoding undecaprenyldiphospho-muramoylpentapeptide beta-N-acetylglucosaminyltransferase; this encodes MTKIMLMAGGTGGHIYPAAAVAEELQANGYQIRWLGSRRGMENTIVPSLGFKFCALPVTAWHGGRLRKLLAPFNLVRALVASLLIFRHEKPDLVIGFGGYASAPGAIAAWLLQTPIILHEQNGVPGLTNEKMAPKATRILQAFPNTFSADYEVVGNPVRAALCAMAQPQERLLGQHTKLRLLVLGGSQGALAINELLPAAVAAAKTQARLEIWHQTGQGKRDATQRAYQDLGLAATVVEFIDDMAAAYAWCDLVIARSGASTVSELAVVGVPAILIPYPWHVDKQQYRNAQWLCAAQAAEWFEQTDLRAEQLAARLDYWNDTRPALIDSAQRAWQLGIRDSAERIVKVVQDVIESRAL